A region from the Rosa rugosa chromosome 6, drRosRugo1.1, whole genome shotgun sequence genome encodes:
- the LOC133713634 gene encoding wall-associated receptor kinase 3-like has protein sequence MERMKTKAVPKKLILAVFAVILVLLFGIWLICCEMMKRRKGRKLNQRCFSHNEGILLQDLTNHEAYVERRMITFTLKELQKATNNFSRHEKVGEGVHGSVYRGILPDKMVVAIKKLKVVNSSRIVNEMIALSQINHRNVVRLLGCCLETRKPLLVYEYFSNVGTLFEHISYRRQSLPFSLELRMKIAVEIAAALAYLHSSTSKPVIIHQNVKAQNILLDNNYMVKLTDSGFTPPQILMQRTLGYLDPECHRSNKLTEKSDVYSFGVVLAELITSRRAASPHRPEAERSLATLFARAMEGRVLYQILDDEILNEGNIQIVEKVADLAKRCIRARGTERPSMKQVALELEALRIMAKHPQGILSFYESPEKTDHLVTPPSDAYIVDVRCEGFGGGSSSIRTNAEEIGYHRLQEVDYYLT, from the exons ATGGAACGCATGAAGACGAAGGCCGTCCCGAAGAAACTTATATTAG CTGTCTTTGCGGTTATCTTGGTTTTGCTGTTTGGAATTTGGTTGATTTGTTGTGAAATgatgaaaagaagaaagggcAGAAAACTAAATCAAAGGTGTTTTAGTCACAATGAGGGCATATTGTTACAGGACTTGACAAACCATGAGGCATATGTTGAGAGAAGAATGATAACTTTTACTTTAAAAGAACTTCAGAAGGCAACAAATAATTTCAGTCGACATGAGAAAGTTGGTGAAGGAGTTCATGGATCAGTTTACCGAGGAATACTACCAGATAAAATGGTGGTAGCCATAAAGAAGTTGAAAGTAGTTAACTCTTCCAGAATTGTTAATGAGATGATTGCTCTTTCTCAGATCAACCACAGGAATGTAGTGAGGCTCCTAGGCTGTTGTTTAGAGACCCGCAAGCCTTTACTGGTTTACGAGTACTTCTCTAATGTTGGCACTCTTTTTGAGCACATATCCTATAGAAGACAATCCTTACCATTTTCATTGGAATTACGAATGAAAATTGCTGTAGAAATCGCAGCTGCACTAGCATACTTGCACTCCTCCACATCAAAGCCAGTAATCATACACCAAAATGTGAAGGCACAGAATATACTATTAGATAATAACTACATGGTCAAACTGACAGACTCTGGATTTACACCACCCCAGATTTTAATGCAGAGGACACTCGGATACTTAGACCCTGAATGCCATCGATCAAACAAGCTGACAGAAAAAAGCGATGTGTACAGCTTTGGAGTTGTCCTTGCGGAGCTAATAACTAGCAGAAGGGCAGCTTCTCCCCATAGGCCCGAGGCTGAGAGAAGCCTGGCAACTCTATTTGCTCGTGCAATGGAAGGCAGGGTCTTGTATCAAATTCTGGATGATGAAATTCTCAATGAGGGAAACATACAAATTGTTGAAAAGGTGGCGGATTTGGCAAAGAGATGCATAAGGGCAAGAGGGACAGAAAGACCTTCCATGAAACAAGTAGCCCTGGAACTCGAGGCATTGCGAATTATGGCAAAGCATCCACAGGGCATACTTAGTTTCTATGAGTCTCCCGAAAAGACTGACCACCTTGTGACACCACCTTCAGACGCTTACATTGTTGATGTTAGATGTGAAGGCTTTGGTGGTGGTTCTAGCAGTATTAGAACAAATGCAGAAGAAATTGGATATCATAGGTTGCAAGAAGTAGATTATTATTTGACCTAA
- the LOC133714611 gene encoding elongation factor 1-alpha-like — protein MGKEKFHINIVVIGHVDSGKSTTTGHLIYKLGGIDKRVIERFEKEAAEMNKRSFKYAWVLDKLKAERERGITIDIALWKFETTKYYCTVIDAPGHRDFIKNMITGTSQADCAVLIIDSTTGGFEAGISKDGQTREHALLAFTLGVRQMICCCNKMDATSPKYSKARYDEIVKEVSSYLKKIGYNPEKIAFVPISGFEGDNMIERSTNLDWYKGPTLLEALDLINEPKRPFDKPLRLPLQDVYKIGGIGTVPVGRVETGIIKPGMVVTFGPTGLTTEVKSVEMHHEALQEALPGDNVGFNVKNVAVKDLKRGYVASNSKEDPAKEAANFTAQVIIMNHPGQIGNGYAPVLDCHTSHIAVKFNEILTKIDRRSGKELEKEPKFLKNGDAGFVKMIPTKPMVVETFSEYPPLGRFAVRDMRQTVAVGVIKAVEKKDPSGAKVTKSAVKKK, from the exons ATGGGCAAGGAAAAGTTTCATATCAACATTGTGGTTATTGGCCATGTTGACTCTGGGAAGTCGACCACCACTGGTCATTTGATCTACAAGCTTGGGGGTATTGACAAGCGTGTGATTGAGAGGTTCGAGAAGGAGGCTGCTGAGATGAACAAGCGTTCATTCAAGTATGCTTGGGTGCTTGACAAGCTTAAGGCTGAGCGTGAAAGGGGTATTACTATTGACATTGCTCTCTGGAAGTTTGAGACCACCAAGTACTACTGCACTGTCATTGATGCTCCTGGACATCGTGACTTCATCAAGAACATGATTACTGGAACTTCCCAGGCTGATTGTGCTGTCCTCATTATTGACTCTACCACTGGAGGTTTTGAGGCTGGTATCTCTAAGGATGGTCAGACCCGTGAGCATGCTCTCCTTGCTTTCACCCTTGGTGTTAGGCAAATGATTTGTTGCTGCAACAAG ATGGATGCGACCAGTCCTAAGTACTCGAAGGCAAGGTATGATGAAATCGTGAAGGAAGTGTCATCCTATCTGAAGAAGATTGGATACAACCCAGAAAAAATTGCTTTTGTTCCCATCTCTGGATTTGAGGGTGACAACATGATTGAGAGGTCCACCAACCTCGACTGGTACAAGGGTCCAACCCTTCTTGAGGCCCTTGACCTGATCAACGAGCCCAAGAGGCCCTTCGACAAGCCCCTCCGACTTCCACTTCAGGATGTCTACAAGATTGGAGGTATTGGAACTGTCCCTGTTGGACGTGTTGAGACTGGTATTATCAAGCCTGGTATGGTTGTGACTTTTGGTCCCACTGGATTGACCACTGAAGTTAAGTCTGTGGAGATGCACCACGAGGCTCTCCAGGAGGCTCTTCCCGGTGACAATGTTGGCTTCAACGTCAAGAACGTTGCAGTCAAGGATCTCAAGCGTGGGTATGTTGCTTCAAACTCCAAGGAAGATCCAGCTAAGGAAGCAGCTAACTTCACCGCCCAGGTAATCATCATGAATCACCCTGGCCAGATTGGAAACGGTTATGCTCCTGTGCTTGATTGCCACACCTCTCACATTGCTGTCAAGTTCAATGAGATTTTGACCAAGATTGACAGACGTTCTGGCAAGGAGCTAGAGAAGGAGCCCAAGTTTTTGAAGAATGGTGACGCAGGGTTTGTTAAGATGATTCCCACCAAGCCCATGGTCGTTGAAACTTTCTCTGAGTATCCCCCACTTGGTCGTTTTGCTGTGAGGGACATGCGCCAGACAGTTGCTGTGGGAGTCATCAAGGCTGTGGAGAAGAAGGATCCCAGCGGAGCCAAGGTTACCAAGTCTGCGGTCAAGAAGAAGTGA